From Brassica rapa cultivar Chiifu-401-42 chromosome A06, CAAS_Brap_v3.01, whole genome shotgun sequence:
ttatttttttgaattttcctcAAAATCTATGGATTAACCCCTACaataatattgaatttttcggtaaatgctctatattctgaagcctatgatctttagtgttgttttaaaatttctaaacacatctacatttgtattaatatatattgaattgtctttcattgtacatgggcatcgtttaaattttttgtcaataaatttagtaaaacttcataatagtccataaatcgctattatctagaaaaacggagtcaacaaaggttccaaacctctttgaccttcatcatatgttagtgaaggatgcaactatgcattgaaatagaattttaatatttttgaatttttctcaaaatctattggttaacccctacgaaaatattgaatttttcggtaaatgctttatatactgaagcctatgatctttagtgttgctttaaaatttctgaacacattctacatttgtattaatatatattaaactctctttcatggtacgtggacatcgtttaaatttttgttaaatagtttagtaaaacttcataatactccctaaattggttgactaaccactataaaatcactattctctagagaaacggagacaaccaatgttccaaacctctttgaacttcatcatatgttagtgaatgatgcaactatgcattaaaatagaatttttatttttttgaattttcttcaaaatctatggttaaCCCTTACaataatattgaattttttggtaaatgctttatatactaaagtctatgatctttagtgttgttttaaaatttttaaacacattctacatttgtatcaaTGTATATTGAACTCTCTTTCAACGTACATGagcatcttttaaattttttgtcaataaatttagtaaaacttcataatactccctaaattggttgactaaccactataaaatcgctattctctagaaaaacggagacaacaatggttctaaacctctttgacctttatcatatattcgtcaaggatgcaactatgcactaaaatagaattttcattttttcaaatttttctcacaatctatgggttaacccctacgaaaatatttaatttttcaataaatgttctatatactgaaacctgtgatctttaatgttgttttaaaatatctatacacactctacatttgtattaatgtatgttaaactctctttcatggtacatggacatcgtttaaattttatgtcaattaatttagtaaaacttcgtaatactccctaaattggtttactaaccactataaaatcgtcattctctagaaaaacgtagacaacaaaggttccaaacttctttgaccttcatcatatgttattgaatGATGCatctatgcattaaaatagatttttttttttaacttttctcaaaatctatggcttaacccctatgaaaatattgaatttttcgctaaatgctctatatactgaagcctatgatttttagtgttgttctaaaatttctaaacatattctaaatttgtattaatgtatattaaactctttttcatggtacatgggtatcgtttaaattttttgtcggttaattttgaaaaacttcataatactccctaaattggttgactaaccactataaaatcgctattcgctagaaaaacggagacaccaaaggttccaaacatctttgacattcatcatatcatatgttagtgaaggatgcaattatgcattaaaatagaattttcattttttgaatttttctcaaaatctataggttaacctctacgaaaatatttaatttttctgtaaatgatctatatactaaaatctatgatctttagtgttgttttaaaatttttaaatacattctacatttgtattaatgtatattgaaCTCTTTTTcaaggtacatgggcatcgtttaaattttttgtcaataaatttagtaaaacttcataatacgccctaaattggttgactaaccactataaaatcgctattctctagaaaaatagagacaacaaaggttctaaacctctttgaccttcatcatatgttcgtgaagaatgcaactatgcaCTAGAATAGAATTTtcagtttttcaaaattttcttacaACCTattggttaacccctacgaaaatatttaatttaaatcattTCTCTAAATCGAATGCTTATATTGTATCCAAGCCCTGTATCCAAATTAGACATTTCAAAGGAGTTATGCTTTTATTGTGAATATGAGAAAGAGATCAAACTAGAATTTGGATATGAGATAAGAGGAAATGCATTTTATGTAGACCACAAGTGCTCAGAGTAGAAAGAAAGCAGGTAATAAACATGTTATTGAATAGTTGTTGAgtgtttaacaaaaaaataataaaaatgttgcAAACTactatataaacatatacaatattagttaccaatttttttttaaaaagttttctcTTATGATTTCCACATATGTACCCTAAATCCCAAATTTGTTGAGAAAACATACAagtattttgtttcaaaaaaaaacatacaagtatttctgaaattattttatataattagttaCAAATTAAAtgcttattttaattattaacaaaataaatatacataagtATAAGAAAATGAgatatcatattttgtttatatttttagaaaacaatGCAGTAAATTTGTTATGTTTTTGGAAATTTAGTGATTAATCAAAATTCCAAACCAAattattaatacatatatgCACATAGAAATTTAATGAAtttgtataaaattttgttataacaaaaatatacatttatattaaaaaggtaTTAAGGAATAAACTAGTTGAGAATAATAATAACATCATTAcctcaaatattttaaaaagaaaatttatgatagcatattttgtaaataatacgtctatcaaaatattatttccaTATAATGATTTAAACTTTTCATGTGATTtcctaataaaaataatttatacatgGTAAAGACATCCATTTTGTTATTGCTGCCAGTAGATATAAAAGTTATGTTTAGTTAAAATTTAGGTCcctaaacataaattaaatcGCATAAACTTTGTTTAATCACTTGTTTTTGTTCAaagtttaaaagaaaagaaagtatgTTTGCCCATAAAGAAAAGAAAGTCTTTTGTTGTTCTTTAGTAAATCTATATCATCAAGTCACAAGTACTGCTTCTGAATCCTAGCCCTGTTCTGTTCCCACCAAACTCTCGCAAGTGTTTCCCCAAACTTGTCTCGGCTACACAACACAAACAACAACACTGTCTCAATCTGTTCACAAAGATAGCATACATACATGCGTGCAATAATACCAACAATTTACCTGAATCGAACACGTTTAAGCTCACGGCTACCATCAGGTAAAGCTCTGATTGTAATGTAGATACCAGGCTCATCTTGTTCCACCCATTCACTTTCCGTGTCGCTTGCGTTACTCACTGAGACCTCCTCGGACCCCTCATCTGCTGAGCTACTTCTAGCAGAACCACCGTCAATAGATGATGCCTCAGTCTTGGTCCCACTGATGAGCTTTGTTGTCGAAGCAAGACCAGCAGAATCATAACGCTTAGGTGTTTGGATTGGTTGGTGATCAAGTGAGTCAGATGATGAGTATCCCATTCCTCGAGGCTGCTCATTGTTCATAGGTGGAGTTACAGGACTGTCCTTAGCCGACTGTATCTGCGAGCCCTGACACAAGATTGTTCCAAGAATCTATTTAGGACGAATGATTATTGAAGCTAAGAGTTGGGTTTGTGAAGAAGCATTTACCCCATCTTCAGATGCAGGAGGAGTTGGGAGTGGCTCGCTCTCCTGATTAAACTGCTTCACGTTGTACAGCTCCATGACCTTCTCGGAATTCTCTGTCCACCATCTTTGTGCTTGCCATTTATCAAACATCTCACGACTGCAACAAagtaaaaaaacttattaaaatgtCACCTTCAGTTAAACACACGTTAGCTTAGCGCAAAGGCCAAACATGTAACACAAAAACTCAGTATATACAAATCTTGGGGGGCAAGTCCAGACATGACAAGCCAAAATCAAACCTATAATCAGAGCCGGCCTTTCAAGGCCGGCCCTGCCAATAATCCAGGTAAGGCTCATTTTGTCTGTTTAGGTGTGCCTATCTACATGGCCGGTCCTGAGCAAAACCAAATGAAACATTGACTTCTAGACCCCaaatatttaaagaaaattacaTAAATGTAAGCctccaaatttgtaaaaaaaaatgaaattattgaaATCTTTACTAAATAGCCTACAACCCTCAATATCTCAGGGCCCGGCCCTGCCTATCTATAGTCTGATGAGGAGACACAAGTGTTCTCATCATTACCCAAAAGCTGCTACTAAAACACAGATAAAACAATGGTACTACTCATGTGGCTGTCACAAGAAAACAATCCTCTAACTCCAAGATCAGATCAACAAGTAACACATATTGCACGGTAATAAAATAGCAGAAGCAGCCTAGGGAGACTATTGAGTAATCATCTTTAACGTCAAAGATAAAATGGATATATGCAGCATTTTATGATCAGTTTTTCAACATGGCAAGAAACAATTTACCTGAAACGGATCCTCTTTAGATCATTCCCACCCTGAGGCAAAGACACAAACGTGATGAGAACACCAGGCTCAACTTGCGCAACCCACTCTTTAGCCTCATCCTCCTCCACAAACACTATAGACTCCGTCCTTCCGCTCATGGAAGTAGGCGTGCCTTCTTCGCTCGAAAGCCCTTTCAACCTAGACTCCATCTCCTTCCCCCAAACCTTAGGAGTCGAGGCTCCAGTCCCAGCCCCAGCTCTCTGGTACGCGTAGTGAAACCTCCCAGAATCCAAATCAGCATCCGAATCAGCGTAGTTCCGGTTCTGATTCCGGTTTGATGTACCGGAACACGGTTTACAGCTTTTGTACGCTCCTGAGGCCTTTACTGCCATGTCTTTTAGCTGGAATGAAAACAGTAAACAAAGAGTCATCACATGGTTTGAAACAAAAAGACAAGAGAGTAACTGACAACACAGAggaataaaaatgttattacAGATCAAAACATGGATTAAGACCGTTTGAGTCTcagtggaaaaaaaaagattaaaacttttatttacCTGTGACGTCAGAGATTTAGTCGCGTGTTTGGTCCTAGGCGTCTGtgtttcttcgtcttcttcttgttgGGGTCTAGATCCGCCATTGTTGGTGGTGTTGAGCTGCTTCGTACACGCTATACACGTcagcatctctctctctctctctctctctataacaCGAGCCTGAGATCGAAAGCAAACGATTTAAGAGGTGACGGCTGTTGAGAATATATGACCGTTACGCACGCGTTAAATCAGGGCACGAGATCTGTAGAGtggacaagaaaaagaaagaaacagtcTTTAAGTATCAATCTAGCATTAACTGTTTCTCTCTCCTCTGTCCTTAAGGCAGCTTCAAGCGACAGAgagaatgaatgaatgaaacacagtctctctattctctct
This genomic window contains:
- the LOC103871065 gene encoding protein Brevis radix-like 3 is translated as MLTCIACTKQLNTTNNGGSRPQQEEDEETQTPRTKHATKSLTSQLKDMAVKASGAYKSCKPCSGTSNRNQNRNYADSDADLDSGRFHYAYQRAGAGTGASTPKVWGKEMESRLKGLSSEEGTPTSMSGRTESIVFVEEDEAKEWVAQVEPGVLITFVSLPQGGNDLKRIRFSREMFDKWQAQRWWTENSEKVMELYNVKQFNQESEPLPTPPASEDGGSQIQSAKDSPVTPPMNNEQPRGMGYSSSDSLDHQPIQTPKRYDSAGLASTTKLISGTKTEASSIDGGSARSSSADEGSEEVSVSNASDTESEWVEQDEPGIYITIRALPDGSRELKRVRFSRDKFGETLARVWWEQNRARIQKQYL